In Choloepus didactylus isolate mChoDid1 chromosome X, mChoDid1.pri, whole genome shotgun sequence, a genomic segment contains:
- the LOC119522547 gene encoding LOW QUALITY PROTEIN: melanoma-associated antigen 10-like (The sequence of the model RefSeq protein was modified relative to this genomic sequence to represent the inferred CDS: substituted 1 base at 1 genomic stop codon), producing MPRAPKRRRIMLEEGLKAQSETQDPVDVQVPSTVEEIHCSSSSSSLSSSSSSFPFSSSASSSSCYPLIPSTPEDVSAAGTPSTPGSPQGARSSPAAMAATPSSQSGEGSCHPEEEGPSALQVQPNAESLLNDAIGDKVTYLVKFLLLKFRIKEPITKAEMLEIVTKNYKEHFPIIFMEASECMQLVFGINVKEVNPTGQCYVLTSALGLTCDGMLSDDHSMPKAGILILVLSIIFMEGNCAPEEEIWEVLSVMGVYGGREHFIYGEPRKLLTRDWVQEKYLEYRQVPNSNALHXEFLWGPRAHAETSKMKVLEFLAKVTGSDPRSFPFWYEDALQDEEERAQGRIAITASASSSSSFCL from the coding sequence ATGCCCCGTGCTCCAAAGCGTCGACGCATCATGCTTGAGGAAGGCCTTAAGGCCCAAAGTGAGACACAGGACCCAGTAGATGTGCAGGTTCCCTCAACTGTGGAGGAGATTCAttgctcctcttcctcctcctccttgtcctcctcctcttcctccttccctttctcctcctcgGCTTCATCCTCCTCATGCTATCCTCTGATCCCAAGCACCCCAGAGGATGTTTCTGCTGCTGGGACACCGAGTACTCCCGGGAGTCCTCAGGGAGCCCGCTCCTCCCCTGCTGCCATGGCAGCCACTCCATCAAGCCAATCAGGTGAGGGATCCTGCCACCCAGAAGAGGAGGGCCCAAGCGCATTGCAGGTACAACCAAATGCTGAGTCCTTGCTCAACGATGCCATTGGTGATAAGGTGACCTATTTGGTGAAATTCCTGCTTCTCAAGTTTCGAATAAAGGAGCCCATCACAAAGGCAGAAATGCTGGAGATAGTCACCAAAAACTACAAGGAGCACTTCCCCATCATCTTCATGGAAGCTTCTGAGTGCATGCAGCTTGTCTTTGGCATTAACGTAAAGGAAGTGAACCCCACTGGTCAGTGCTATGTCCTCACCAGTGCACTTGGCCTCACCTGTGATGGAATGCTGAGTGATGATCATAGCATGCCAAAGGCTGGCATTTTGATACTTGTCCTGAGCATAATCTTCATGGAGGGCAACTGTGCCCCTGAGGAGGAGATCTGGGAAGTTCTAAGTGTGATGGGGGTATATGGTGGGAGGGAGCATTTCATCTATGGGGAGCCCAGGAAGCTCCTCACCAGAGATTGGGTGCAGGAAAAGTACCTGGAGTACCGCCAGGTGCCCAACAGTAATGCTTTACATTAAGAATTCCTGTGGGGTCCCAGAGCCCATGCCGAAACCAGCAAGATGAAAGTCCTGGAGTTTTTGGCCAAGGTCACTGGAAGTGACCCCAGGTCCTTCCCATTCTGGTATGAGGATGCTTTGCAAGATGAGGAAGAGAGAGCCCAGGGCAGAATTGCTATCACTGCCAGTGCCTCATCCAGCAGCTCCTTCTGCCTTTAA